The Microbacter sp. GSS18 genome has a segment encoding these proteins:
- a CDS encoding TerC family protein, which produces MAKPFADVSGAAVDITPLVWIITIAITIAFFVFEFYAHVRKPHEPSIGESARWSAFYIALALLFGVGIGLVSGWDYGGEYFAGYLTEKALSIDNLFVFLLVMTAFAVPKMYQQKVLLIGIVIALVMRGAFIAVGAALIANFSWVFYLFGALLLVLAYRQAFADHAGDPTDTRLMRFARRHLPLSDEYDGDRLFTVRNGRRLVTPMLLTIIAIGVVDLVFAVDSIPAIYGLTEEAYIVFTANAFALMGLRQLYFLIGGLLERLVYLGQGLAVILAFIGVKLLVHALHVNELPFVNGGEPVKWLPEIPIWFSLLFIAATITVATVASLAKTRRDRARALDRAGRGERMP; this is translated from the coding sequence TTGGCGAAGCCGTTCGCCGACGTCTCTGGAGCAGCCGTGGACATCACTCCCCTCGTGTGGATCATCACGATCGCCATCACGATCGCCTTTTTCGTGTTCGAGTTCTACGCGCACGTGCGAAAGCCGCACGAGCCGTCGATCGGTGAATCCGCGCGGTGGTCGGCGTTCTACATCGCCCTCGCCCTGCTGTTCGGCGTCGGCATCGGGCTGGTGTCGGGATGGGACTACGGCGGCGAGTACTTCGCCGGCTACCTCACCGAGAAGGCCCTGTCGATCGACAACCTGTTCGTGTTCCTGCTGGTGATGACCGCCTTCGCGGTGCCGAAGATGTACCAGCAGAAGGTGCTGCTGATCGGCATCGTCATCGCCCTCGTGATGCGCGGGGCCTTCATCGCGGTCGGCGCCGCGCTCATCGCGAACTTCTCGTGGGTGTTCTACCTGTTCGGCGCCCTGCTGCTGGTGCTGGCGTACCGCCAGGCGTTCGCCGATCACGCAGGCGATCCCACCGACACCCGGCTGATGCGATTCGCGCGGCGGCACCTGCCCCTGTCGGACGAGTACGACGGCGATCGCCTCTTCACGGTGCGGAACGGCCGGCGCCTGGTCACCCCCATGCTGCTGACGATCATCGCGATCGGCGTCGTCGACCTGGTGTTCGCGGTCGACTCGATCCCGGCGATCTACGGGCTGACGGAAGAGGCCTACATCGTCTTCACCGCGAACGCCTTCGCGCTGATGGGCCTGCGCCAGCTGTACTTCCTGATCGGCGGACTGCTCGAGCGGCTGGTCTACCTGGGACAGGGCCTGGCGGTCATCCTCGCGTTCATCGGGGTGAAGCTGCTGGTCCACGCCCTCCACGTCAACGAGTTGCCGTTCGTCAACGGCGGCGAGCCCGTGAAATGGCTGCCCGAGATCCCGATCTGGTTCTCGCTGCTGTTCATCGCCGCGACGATCACGGTGGCGACGGTCGCGAGCCTGGCCAAGACCCGGCGCGACCGCGCGCGGGCGCTCGATCGCGCCGGGCGGGGAGAGCGGATGCCGTGA
- the glmM gene encoding phosphoglucosamine mutase — MPLFGTDGVRGLANGPLTADLALSLAQATAVVLGQGRTADARRAAGKRITAVVARDPRVSGEFLSAAVEAGLASSGVDVHDAGVLPTPAAAFLIADIDADFGVMVSASHNPAPDNGIKIFARGGVKLPDIVEQRIERAMNGAKLQPTGAGVGRIRRFADAEDRYVVHLLGSLPHRLDGLHVVLDCAHGAASGVSPETFKDAGAKVTVIGADPDGLNINDGVGSTHLDGLAAAVVEHGADVGIAHDGDADRCLAVDANGAVVDGDQIMAILAVSMKERGALKDDTLVATVMSNLGLHRAMEEHGIRVEQTAVGDRYVLERMNSGGYSLGGEQSGHVIMSDFATTGDGLLTGLHVVAEMARTGKTLAELASVMTVYPQVLVNVKGVDREGVKHPAVLEAVAEAEAELGDTGRVLLRASGTEPVVRVMVEAASAEDAQRHADRLSAVVLQELALA; from the coding sequence ATGCCGCTTTTCGGCACGGACGGCGTGCGGGGGCTGGCCAACGGCCCCCTCACCGCCGACCTCGCTCTGTCCCTGGCCCAGGCGACCGCCGTCGTCCTGGGCCAGGGCCGCACGGCCGACGCCCGCCGGGCGGCAGGCAAGCGCATCACCGCCGTCGTGGCCCGCGATCCCCGCGTCTCGGGCGAGTTCCTCTCGGCAGCGGTCGAAGCCGGTCTCGCCTCGTCGGGCGTCGACGTGCATGACGCGGGAGTCCTCCCGACGCCCGCGGCGGCGTTCCTGATCGCCGACATCGACGCCGATTTCGGCGTCATGGTGTCGGCATCGCACAACCCCGCGCCCGACAACGGGATCAAGATCTTCGCTCGCGGCGGCGTGAAGCTGCCCGACATCGTCGAGCAGCGCATCGAGCGCGCCATGAACGGCGCGAAACTGCAGCCGACCGGCGCGGGCGTCGGCCGCATCCGCCGCTTCGCCGATGCCGAGGACCGCTACGTCGTCCACCTGCTCGGATCCCTGCCGCATCGCCTCGACGGCCTGCACGTGGTGCTGGACTGCGCGCACGGCGCGGCATCCGGCGTCTCGCCCGAGACGTTCAAGGACGCCGGTGCGAAGGTGACCGTCATCGGCGCCGACCCCGACGGCCTCAACATCAACGACGGCGTCGGATCCACCCATCTCGACGGTCTCGCCGCCGCCGTGGTCGAGCACGGCGCCGACGTCGGCATCGCGCACGACGGCGACGCCGACCGGTGCCTCGCGGTGGACGCGAACGGCGCCGTCGTCGACGGCGACCAGATCATGGCGATCCTCGCGGTGTCGATGAAGGAGCGCGGCGCGCTCAAGGACGACACCCTCGTCGCGACCGTCATGAGCAACCTCGGCCTGCACCGCGCGATGGAGGAGCACGGCATCCGCGTCGAGCAGACCGCCGTCGGCGACCGCTACGTGCTCGAGCGGATGAACTCCGGCGGGTACTCGCTCGGCGGCGAGCAGTCCGGCCACGTCATCATGAGCGACTTCGCCACCACCGGCGACGGCCTGCTGACGGGTCTTCACGTCGTGGCCGAGATGGCCCGCACCGGCAAGACCCTCGCCGAGCTGGCCTCGGTCATGACGGTGTACCCGCAGGTGCTGGTGAACGTGAAGGGCGTCGACCGCGAAGGCGTCAAGCACCCGGCCGTGCTCGAGGCCGTCGCGGAAGCCGAAGCCGAGCTCGGGGACACCGGACGCGTGCTGCTGCGCGCGTCGGGCACCGAGCCGGTCGTGCGCGTCATGGTCGAGGCGGCCTCGGCCGAGGACGCCCAGCGCCACGCGGATCGCCTCTCGGCGGTCGTCCTGCAGGAGCTCGCGCTGGCGTAG
- the rpsI gene encoding 30S ribosomal protein S9, protein MLSVPGAAVGRRKEAIARVRLIPGTGTITINGRAFEDFFPNKLHQQLITDPFTVLNLTGAYDVVARIHGGGPSGQAGALRLGIARALNEIDAEHNRPTLKKAGFLSRDARVKERKKAGLKKARKAPQYSKR, encoded by the coding sequence GTGCTCTCGGTCCCCGGCGCCGCGGTCGGCCGCCGCAAGGAGGCCATCGCCCGCGTCCGCCTGATCCCGGGCACCGGCACCATCACCATCAACGGTCGTGCGTTCGAGGACTTCTTCCCGAACAAGCTGCACCAGCAGCTCATCACCGACCCGTTCACCGTGCTCAACCTCACCGGTGCGTACGACGTCGTCGCGCGCATCCACGGTGGCGGCCCCTCGGGCCAGGCCGGCGCTCTGCGCCTGGGCATCGCCCGCGCGCTGAACGAGATCGACGCCGAGCACAACCGCCCGACCCTGAAGAAGGCCGGCTTCCTCTCGCGCGACGCTCGCGTCAAGGAGCGCAAGAAGGCCGGTCTCAAGAAGGCCCGCAAGGCGCCTCAGTACTCGAAGCGCTAA